The Cyanobacteriota bacterium genome contains the following window.
CACCAACCAGAGCAAGTAGGCGGCACCCGCTAACTCAAATTGCCAAAATTGCAGCACCCATGTGGCAGATAAAATCAATGCAACGCGCAGAGTAAAGGCCAGCACTAAGCCAATATTCAATGCTTGCCGCTGAAGGGTAGGATTATCTAGTCCACGGGCGATTGCAGCTAGGGCAATGGCATTGTCGGCTGATAGCACCATTTCTAGAGCGACTAGGATGATGATCAGTGCTGCTGTATCAAAGCCAAAGTAGTCAGGAGGCGTGATGAATTGGTCTAACATCGGTGCGTTTTCCGATCCGAAGAATGTTATAGGTTAAACGTCAACTCCTATCAGCTTAATGCAATTTACTGCAATGGTGTTCTATAGCAAAGATGCAACTCTAGAGCAACTTGGCGATCGGGTTCTAGCAGCTACTTGGGCTGCCTTTCCCCAGTTAGCTCGTAACCAGCTTGCGCTAACGTGGGTGGTGTACGACCCGCCGTTTCCGGTAAATACCGGCGGAGCAATTGCACCTGAAACCTTTTGGAGTCAGCCTGTGCGGGGATTTAGCTATCGAGGAGTTGAGCGAATTTACCCTGCCAGTGTGGTGAAGCTATTTTATCTAGTAGCGATCTACGAGTGGTTAGAGAAGGGCATGGTACAGCCATCCGTTGAGTTAGATCGCGCTATTCATGACATGATTGTGGACTCCAGCAACGATGCCACTAGCCTAGTAGTAGACGTGCTCACGGGGACAACGAGCGGGCCAGAGTTGCCAACTGGCCCATTTGCAACTTGGCAAACCCAGCGCCAGATTGTGAATCGCTACTTTCAATCCTTACAGTGGGAAGAGT
Protein-coding sequences here:
- a CDS encoding class A beta-lactamase-related serine hydrolase — encoded protein: MVFYSKDATLEQLGDRVLAATWAAFPQLARNQLALTWVVYDPPFPVNTGGAIAPETFWSQPVRGFSYRGVERIYPASVVKLFYLVAIYEWLEKGMVQPSVELDRAIHDMIVDSSNDATSLVVDVLTGTTSGPELPTGPFATWQTQRQIVNRYFQSLQWEELQTINVCQKTWCDGPYGRERAFYGPAMENRNMLTTDATARLLHSIVGGVAVSARASQAMMALMQR